TCGGCAAGGCAATTGCTGCCATGGAGCAGGCGGGCTTTAGGCTTGTGGCCCTGAAGATGACCCACCTTTCGCGGCCGGTGGCGGAAGAATTCTACGCCGTGCATCGGGGCAAGGCCTTCTTCCAGGAATTGGTGGAGTACATGACTTCGGGCCCGTGTGTACCGCTGGTCCTGGAAGCCCCAAATGCGGTGGAGAAGTTCCGGGAGCTCATTGGCCCCACAGACCCACAAAAGGCCCCCAAAGGAACACTGCGCGGCGACTTTGGGGAAAGCATTCGGCGCAACTTTGTGCACGGCTCTGACTCTGTTGAAAACGCCGCCAGGGAGATTTCCTTCTTTTTCAGTACTGAGGAGCTCTTGCGGGCTGAGAGCGGGCTCTGAACGCCAGCACCCCAGTAAGCCCAGGCATGGCCGAGGCAAGACGGGAGAAAGCCAGCCACCGCCGGTCGCTCTTCAGCACAACCCAAGAAGTGAAGAGGTTGTGGGCTCCGAGTAAGGCGACCTTCCTTGCCCGACGCGCCAACATCGCCTCTTGACAAACCCTGGTGGTGCTGCACGGTCCCTCCCCAGAGAAAAGCCCGAGCCGGAACCGTCAGTACCTGCTTTTTCGGCCTTCCGAGGGGGCAGAAGGTGAACGCCGTTCATTTTTCTCGCGTCTCGGGAGGGGGAGAGATGGAGAGTGTAGGGCCTTGAGAGACAAGGGGTTAGGTATGCTGACGGAGGCTGAAGCTTCCGGGCGGGGGAATTTTGTGCTTGACAATGAAGGCAATTATTGGTAAATTTGCAGTCAAATTTTTGGGGTGAACCCATGAAAATCTTTATTGGCGACCTGGACGAGGCCGTCAGGCCGGTGGATTTGGAGTCGAGTAGTGATGCGCTCGACCTTGAGGACTACACCCCTTACCGCGGCCTGGTGGGCGTCCATGGTGGCATCAACAAGATAGGCAGCGAGGTTTATCTGCGGGTGCGAGTCAGCGGTCACGCCCTGGCTACCTGCGATCGCTGCTTGACTGTTTTTGAGCGCACCTTTGCTGAAGAGTGCCTGTGGATTTACACCCCGGAGCCGGAGCTGGTCGCCCAGGAGCAGGAGGATGTGTACCTTCTTGCTCCCGGTCAGACCGAGATCGATATCGCTCGCGAGGTGCGGGAGACATTGATCGTCATGCTGCCGATCAAGATGCTGTGCTCAGAGGACTGCAAGGGGCTCTGCCCCCATTGTGGTGTAAACTTGAACTATGAAACGTGCACCTGCCAGTTTGAAGAGATTGACCCGCGGTGGGCAAAGCTGGCAAAGTTTCGGGGCGTACAAGAGTAACGGAAAGGGAATTGGGAACAGATGCCACTACCAAAGAGACGTCATTCGCGCTCGCGCAGGGATAAACGTCGCACGCATTGGAAGGCGGCGGCTCCTACGGTGAGCAAGTGTTCGAACTGCGGCGAGCCCAAGGAGCCGCACCGTGCATGTCCGAGCTGTGGCTACTATCGAGGGCGGTCGGTGTTTCTGCCGCGCGAGGCTTAGGCTGGTGGCTTGACCTGGGTGGCGCATGGAGCAGCGACGGACGGTCCGCGTGGCGCTGGATGCCATGGGGGGCGACAATGCCCCGGCCGACATTGTGCACGGAGGCGTTGAGGCGGCACGTGCCGCGCGCGGTGAGTGCGAAATTGTCCTGGTGGGCGATGAGGCACAGATTCGACGTGAGCTTGGGCGACACTTTCGCACCGCCGAGCTGCCCATCCGGGTGCACCATGCGTCGCAGCGGATAGAGATGGCGGAGTCGCCAGCTGCTGCCCTGCGGGCCAAGCGCGATGCCTCGATCGCGGTGGCCATGCGCCTGCATCGGCAGCGGGCAGTGGACGCGGTGGTGACCGCTGGCAATACAGGCGCGGCCATGGCTGCGGCGGTGTGGAATCTGGGGCGTTTGCCAGGAGTCGCCCGCCCGGCACTGGGCGCGCTTCTGCCGCATTTGGAAGGCGCAACCCTGTTGCTGGATGTGGGGGCCAATGTGGACTGCAAGCCGCACCACCTGCTGCAATTCGCTCTAATGGGCGCGATCTTCTATCGCCATGTGCTGGGCCGCACCGAACCGCGCGTGGCTTTGCTCAGCGTGGGGGAAGAGGACTCTAAGGGGAATGCAGCTTCCCTGGCTGCCCATCGTCTGTTGCGCAGGAGCAAGCTGAACTTTGTCGGCAACATCGAAGGCGGAGATGTGCTCAAGGGCGGCGCAGACGTGGTGGTCTGCGACGGCTTTGTTGGCAACATTCTGGTCAAGTTTGCGGAAAGCGTTGACCGCCTGTACCGCTCCATTTTGCGGCGCAAGATCGGCAAGCATGCGCTGCGTCAGCTGGGCGCTTTCCTTCTTCAGCCCACCTTCGAAGGATTGCGCAAGATCTTTGACTACCAAGAGTATGGCGGAGCCCCCCTGCTGGGAGTCGACGGTGTCTGCATCGTGGGTCACGGGCGCTCCACCCCCCGGGCAGTGAAGAATGCGGTGCGCGAAGCGATAAGAATGGTGCGGGAACGAGTGAACGACCATATTGCGATGGAACTGCAGCAACTGTCGGGAGAACGAGTTGGCTAAGCAACCCCAATCGATGATCACCGGTACCGGGATGTCGGTACCGGAACGGCTTCTCACCAATGCAGACTTGGAAAAGATTGTCGAGACCTCCGACGAGTGGATCAAGGAGCGGACCGGCATGGAGGTCCGCCATGTGGTCACCGACGGCGTGTACACCTCTGATCTGGCCACTGAGGCGGCCCGCCGTGCGCTTGCTGATGCCGGCCTCCGTGCTGAGGAGATCGACGTCATAATTTTGGGCACGGTCACCGGCGACGTGGGCTTCCCCTCGACCGCATGCTTTGTCCAAGAAAAGCTGGGCGCCACCAACGCCGCGGCATTTGACATCGCCGCTGCCTGCTCTGGCTTCCTTTATGGCCTTGCCTTGGGTGATGCCCTCATCGGCACCGGGCAGGCAAAACGCGTCTTGGTAGTGGGCGCCGAGACTCTGTCGCTCATCACCGATTATGAGGACCGCGCCACCTGCGTGCTTTTTGGCGACGGCGCCGGTGCAGCGGTGTTGGAGCCCGCTCAGGGCAACCGGGGGGTGCTGGGCACCTACATGAAAAGCGATGGACGCCTGAACCACCTTCTGTACATGCCTGGCGGCGGGGTCAAGCACCGCCCCTCGCCAGAGACCATCAAGGAGCGAATGTTCTTCATCAAGATGGAAGGGCGGGAGGTTTTCAAGTACGCCGTGACCGCCATGGGCGATGCCGCCGAAATCATTCTGCAGCAGACCGGACTCCAGAGTGATCAGGTGGACCTGCTCATCCCGCATCAGGCCAACCGGCGCATCCTGGACGCCACCGCCAAACGGGTTGGCATTCCTCAGGAACGGTTGTTTGTCAATGTGGACCGCTATGGCAACACTTCCGCTGCAAGTATCCCCATCGCCCTTGATGAGGCACGCAAATCGGGCCGCGTAAAGGAGGGGGATGTGGTGGTACTGGTCGCCTTCGGGGCCGGATTTACCTGGGCCTCGGCTGCCGTGAGGTTGTAGGCGGCACCTCGGGTGAATCGCCTACGAGGGCACGTTCCGAGTCGTGGAGCGGGGAGGGTACCATGAGTGAGCGTCAAATAGCCTGCCGTGTGATTCTTCTCGTCGCGCTAGTCCTGAGCCTCCACTGCGCGGCGCCGCGCGTGTCGGTACCAGTCACCAAGCCTGCCCAGGTGGACATTACCGGCATCAAGAGCATCGCGATTGTGGACTTTATCGGCCCGGAGAACTCGGGCGCCATCGCCGGCAGTATGTTGACCGCCCGCCTATTCGAGAGCAAGTTCTTCCACATCGTGGAGCGGGAGAAGGTGGTCCAGATCCTGGAAGAGCACAAGCTGGCCATGGCCGGCATTGTGGATGCCTCGACCGCCAAGGAAGCAGGACGCCTGTTGGGGGTGGACGCGCTCATCTTCGGGGAGGTGACCGCCTACTCGTTGGAACCGGACCAGGTGGGCACCGAGAAAGTGGAACGGAAGGTGGGCACTGGCCAGTATCGCACCGTGCGCCGCGGCAACAAGGAGGTGCGCGAGGAGATCATGAAGACGGTGCTTGTGGACCAGGAGTACCGCATCAGGCGCGGCGCAGTGGGGGTCACCTTTCGCATGGTGAAGGTGGAAACTGGCGAGCTGGTGGCGGTCAAGGCCAGCACTAAGACCTATGACAGTGGCAAGGTAGTGGCGGGACGCGGTACGCTCAAGCCGCGGGAGCAGATCCTCAAAGACCTCTTGGCTGAGGCGGTGGAGGAGTTTGCTAGGCAAGTGGCGCCTTACGTAGTGGTGGAGCGCCGAACCGTGCTGGGCGGCAAAGGGATGCTGGACCTAGGCAAGAAGTACGCGCAAAAGGGACTCTGGCAGGAGGCGCGGGATGCCTTTGTCCAGGCAGTAGCCGCTGAGCCCAGGAATTCGGCTGCTCACTACAATCTGGGTCTTGCCCACGAGGTTCTGGGCAATCTGGACCAGGCCGAAGCTGAGTACCAGCGCGCCATCAAGCTCGAGCCCAAGGACCTCTACGTTGATGCCTTAGCCAGGGTGCGGGCGGCACGCGGTGAGGCAGAGCGTTTGCGGAAACAGATCGAGCACTAGGAAGCATGATAGCTTTCCAGTTTCCCGGGCAGGCATCGCAGTACGTGGGCATGGCGCAGGACCTTTTCGAGGCCTCCGCGTTGGCTCGTGATTACTACGCACGCGCCAATGAAATGTTGGGGTTCGACCTGGCCGAGGTTTCCTTCAATGGGCCGGAAGAGCGCCTTAAGCAGACAGCCATCACGCAACCGGCCATTTTTGTGCATTCGGTGGTGGCCAATGAGCTCTTGCGGAAGCGCGGCGTGGTGCCGCACATGGCGGCAGGGCACAGCCTGGGTGAGTATTCAGCCCTGGTAGCGGCAGGGGCGCTGAGCTTTGAGGACGGACTACGCCTGGTGAAGCGGCGCGGCGAGCTCATGCAAGAGGCCGGCACTATCTCCCCAGGGACCATGGCTGCCATCATCGGCTTGGAAGCAGACGTGGTGGAGGAACTGTGTGGGGCGGCCTCAGAGGCAGGGGTGGTGCAAGCGGCCAACTACAACTGCCCCGGGCAAACGGTAATTTCCGGGGCAGTGCCTGCGGTGCAAAAGGCTATGGAGCTTGCTCGGGCGCGGGGTGCGAAGCGGGTCGTGGAGCTTGTGGTGAGCGGGGCGTTTCATTCGCCGCTCATGGATCATGCGCGTCAGCACATGGGCGAGGTGCTTGAGGCTGCCCCGATCCGCGACGCCGCCGTCCCCGTGTATGCCAATGTCACGGCTCACCCCGTGCAGAAGGCGAGCGAAATCCGCAGGCTGTTGCTGGAACAGCTGTCCAGGCCAGTGCTTTGGCACAAGGCGGTCGAGAACATGATCGCCGATGGGGCAAAGATCTTCTACGAGGTCGGACCGGGGAGTGTCCTGACCGGCCTTTTGAAGCGGATCAACCGCGAGGTGAAGGGCGTGACGGCGGGGACGGCGGAGGAGATTGCGCAGATCTGAGGGAAAAGGAGGAGCTGTGGCATCGCTTCAGGACATGGTTGCCGCTGTCACCGGGGCAGGGCGTGGCATAGGGAAAAGCATCGCCCTGGCACTGGCCAGAGAGGGGTGCCATGTGGCCGTGGCCGACATCGACGAAGCAAGCGCCAACCAGACTGCCCAAGAGATCCTGGCAATGGGCAGGCAAGCCATCGCCCTACGCACGGACGTGGCCGTGGCCGCAGATGCCGAGCAACTTGTCACCGCCTGCGTAGAGCGCCTGGGCCGCCTGGATATCCTGGTTAACAACGCCGGCATTGCCCGCGACGACTTGCTCTTGCGCATGAAGGAGAGCGACTGGGACCAGGTGATCGCCGTCAACCTCAAGGGCGCCTTCAACTGCCTTAAGGCGGCCGCCAAGGTGATGATTAAGCAGCGCAGCGGCAGAATCATCAACATTAGCTCGGTCATTGGCCTGATTGGCAATGTGGGCCAGGCGAACTATGCTGCCTCCAAAGCTGGGCTCATAGGGTTGACCAAGTCGGCGGCGCGCGAGCTGGCCGGACGCGGGATCACGGTCAACGCCGTGGCGCCCGGGTTCATTGAGACGGAAATGACCAAGAATCTGCCGGAAAGTGTCCGACAGTCGTACCTGAATGTGATCCCCTTGCGCCGGGTTGGGCAACCGGAGGAAGTGGCCGAGGTGGTGGTTTTCTTGGCCTCTCCAGCGGCGGCGTACATCACCGGGCAAGTGATTCAGGTGGACGGGGGCATGGTCATGTAGCAGTTTTTTTGTCGGCAAGAAAGACGACGGCCATAAAGCAAAGTTATCTCACCAGAGAGGAGGTGTGAATCATGGCTCTTGACCCGAAGGTAAAGGAGAGGGTGAAGGAGATTATCGTCGACCAGCTGGGCGTGGATGCCAACGAGGTCACAGACGAAGCGTCCTTTATCGATGATCTCGGCGCCGACTCCTTGGACACGGTGGAACTGATCATGGCCTTCGAGGAGGAGTTCGATATCGAAATCCCCGATGACGAGGCTGAGAAGTTGACGACTGTGGGCAAGGCGTTGGAATATCTCGACAAGAAGCTGGCCGAGAAGAAGTAGTCTCGTCAACCTAGTCCCGTCTGCGGACGGGACTTTTTCTGTCTGCTCGACCACCGCCGCTTTCTCCGCGAGGAGTGCCGGTACCCTTGGTTCAGTCTCCGGTGGAGATGTGGCGGCGGTGGCTTGCTACATGTTCCGCGTGGGGCGCGCCTCACGTGTACCCGGGCGCGAATTGTTGAACTAATGATGAGGTGTGCATGGAGAAACGGCGTGTTGTGGTCACCGGCATGGGGGTCATTACGCCCCTAGGGTCTACCCTCGAGCAATACTGGCAGGGACTTGTCACCGGTACCAGCGGCGTCGACTATGTCACCTATTTCGACACCAGTGAGTTCGATACAAAATTCGCTGCGTGGGTGAAGGACTTTGATCCTGAGGCCTATATCGATCGCAAAGAGGCGCGGCGGATGGACCGCTTCACGCAATTTGCCGTGGCCTGTTCCGATCTCGCGCTTAAGGATGCGGGTCTCAACCTGGACAACGAGGACAAGACACGCATCGGGGTGGTGCTTGCCTCCGGGGTGGGAGGCATGGACACCTTCGAGCGTGAGTACAAGGTACTGTTCGACAAGGGGCCACAGCGCATCAGTCCGTTCTTCATTCCCATGATGATTGCCGATATCGCACCCGGCTATGTCTCCATTCGGCATGGGTTGAAGGGGCCTAACTACTCTACCGTGTCCGCCTGTGCCTCAAGCTCCCACGCCATAGGTGATGCGTTTCGCCTGATCGCCTATGGCGATGCCGATGTGATGGTGACCGGGGGCTCGGAGGCCTCCTGCACGCGGATGGGGTTTGCCGGATTCAACGCCATGAGGGCGCTATCTACCCGCAACGACAACCCCAAGGCGGCCAGCCGCCCGTTTGACCTGCATCGCGACGGCTTTGTAATGGGCGAAGGAGCCGCAGTGGTGATCTTGGAGGAGCTGGGCCACGCTCTCAAGCGCGGGGCGAGGATCTATGCCGAGGTGGTTGGGGTCGGCTTTACCGCCGATGCTTACCACATCACCGCGCCAGACCCGGATGGGGATGGAGCGGCCCGCGCCA
This DNA window, taken from candidate division KSB1 bacterium, encodes the following:
- the fabD gene encoding ACP S-malonyltransferase; the protein is MIAFQFPGQASQYVGMAQDLFEASALARDYYARANEMLGFDLAEVSFNGPEERLKQTAITQPAIFVHSVVANELLRKRGVVPHMAAGHSLGEYSALVAAGALSFEDGLRLVKRRGELMQEAGTISPGTMAAIIGLEADVVEELCGAASEAGVVQAANYNCPGQTVISGAVPAVQKAMELARARGAKRVVELVVSGAFHSPLMDHARQHMGEVLEAAPIRDAAVPVYANVTAHPVQKASEIRRLLLEQLSRPVLWHKAVENMIADGAKIFYEVGPGSVLTGLLKRINREVKGVTAGTAEEIAQI
- the ndk gene encoding nucleoside-diphosphate kinase, giving the protein MERTLAILKPDCVEKHLIGKAIAAMEQAGFRLVALKMTHLSRPVAEEFYAVHRGKAFFQELVEYMTSGPCVPLVLEAPNAVEKFRELIGPTDPQKAPKGTLRGDFGESIRRNFVHGSDSVENAAREISFFFSTEELLRAESGL
- the rpmF gene encoding 50S ribosomal protein L32 is translated as MPLPKRRHSRSRRDKRRTHWKAAAPTVSKCSNCGEPKEPHRACPSCGYYRGRSVFLPREA
- a CDS encoding DUF177 domain-containing protein, coding for MKIFIGDLDEAVRPVDLESSSDALDLEDYTPYRGLVGVHGGINKIGSEVYLRVRVSGHALATCDRCLTVFERTFAEECLWIYTPEPELVAQEQEDVYLLAPGQTEIDIAREVRETLIVMLPIKMLCSEDCKGLCPHCGVNLNYETCTCQFEEIDPRWAKLAKFRGVQE
- the fabF gene encoding beta-ketoacyl-ACP synthase II produces the protein MEKRRVVVTGMGVITPLGSTLEQYWQGLVTGTSGVDYVTYFDTSEFDTKFAAWVKDFDPEAYIDRKEARRMDRFTQFAVACSDLALKDAGLNLDNEDKTRIGVVLASGVGGMDTFEREYKVLFDKGPQRISPFFIPMMIADIAPGYVSIRHGLKGPNYSTVSACASSSHAIGDAFRLIAYGDADVMVTGGSEASCTRMGFAGFNAMRALSTRNDNPKAASRPFDLHRDGFVMGEGAAVVILEELGHALKRGARIYAEVVGVGFTADAYHITAPDPDGDGAARAMRLAMAEARVQPEDVDYINAHGTSTPHNDRVETMAIKKALGDHAYKVAISSSKSMIGHLLGASGAAEFVATVLTIVHQTIHPTINLEVPDPECDLDYTPQRARPREVNLALSNSFGFGGHNVCLAVRRYR
- a CDS encoding tetratricopeptide repeat protein, with the translated sequence MSERQIACRVILLVALVLSLHCAAPRVSVPVTKPAQVDITGIKSIAIVDFIGPENSGAIAGSMLTARLFESKFFHIVEREKVVQILEEHKLAMAGIVDASTAKEAGRLLGVDALIFGEVTAYSLEPDQVGTEKVERKVGTGQYRTVRRGNKEVREEIMKTVLVDQEYRIRRGAVGVTFRMVKVETGELVAVKASTKTYDSGKVVAGRGTLKPREQILKDLLAEAVEEFARQVAPYVVVERRTVLGGKGMLDLGKKYAQKGLWQEARDAFVQAVAAEPRNSAAHYNLGLAHEVLGNLDQAEAEYQRAIKLEPKDLYVDALARVRAARGEAERLRKQIEH
- a CDS encoding ketoacyl-ACP synthase III yields the protein MITGTGMSVPERLLTNADLEKIVETSDEWIKERTGMEVRHVVTDGVYTSDLATEAARRALADAGLRAEEIDVIILGTVTGDVGFPSTACFVQEKLGATNAAAFDIAAACSGFLYGLALGDALIGTGQAKRVLVVGAETLSLITDYEDRATCVLFGDGAGAAVLEPAQGNRGVLGTYMKSDGRLNHLLYMPGGGVKHRPSPETIKERMFFIKMEGREVFKYAVTAMGDAAEIILQQTGLQSDQVDLLIPHQANRRILDATAKRVGIPQERLFVNVDRYGNTSAASIPIALDEARKSGRVKEGDVVVLVAFGAGFTWASAAVRL
- the fabG gene encoding 3-oxoacyl-[acyl-carrier-protein] reductase, translating into MVAAVTGAGRGIGKSIALALAREGCHVAVADIDEASANQTAQEILAMGRQAIALRTDVAVAADAEQLVTACVERLGRLDILVNNAGIARDDLLLRMKESDWDQVIAVNLKGAFNCLKAAAKVMIKQRSGRIINISSVIGLIGNVGQANYAASKAGLIGLTKSAARELAGRGITVNAVAPGFIETEMTKNLPESVRQSYLNVIPLRRVGQPEEVAEVVVFLASPAAAYITGQVIQVDGGMVM
- the plsX gene encoding phosphate acyltransferase PlsX — encoded protein: MEQRRTVRVALDAMGGDNAPADIVHGGVEAARAARGECEIVLVGDEAQIRRELGRHFRTAELPIRVHHASQRIEMAESPAAALRAKRDASIAVAMRLHRQRAVDAVVTAGNTGAAMAAAVWNLGRLPGVARPALGALLPHLEGATLLLDVGANVDCKPHHLLQFALMGAIFYRHVLGRTEPRVALLSVGEEDSKGNAASLAAHRLLRRSKLNFVGNIEGGDVLKGGADVVVCDGFVGNILVKFAESVDRLYRSILRRKIGKHALRQLGAFLLQPTFEGLRKIFDYQEYGGAPLLGVDGVCIVGHGRSTPRAVKNAVREAIRMVRERVNDHIAMELQQLSGERVG
- a CDS encoding acyl carrier protein — encoded protein: MALDPKVKERVKEIIVDQLGVDANEVTDEASFIDDLGADSLDTVELIMAFEEEFDIEIPDDEAEKLTTVGKALEYLDKKLAEKK